The Gloeobacter violaceus PCC 7421 DNA window AACCGCGCCGACATGCGCAGCCGGATGGGCAGCACCAGCGGGGCGCTCGAAGACTACGCCTGGGTGGTACGCCTGCGTCCCTCCGATGCCTGCGCCAGGGGCAAACTTGGCAATGCCTTCTACCGCCTCGGGCAGCACCAGGAGGCCCTGGAGAGCTACGACGAGGCGTTGCGCCTCGACCCGGCTTACGCGGAGGTGTATTCCAACCGCGGCCTCGCCCGCCACAAACTCGGGGATCAGGTGGGAGCGGCGGCGGACTTCGCCGCCGCCGCCCGGTGGTTTGCCGAGAAGGGCGATTTCGCCCTGCACAAACAGGCGCAGGGCAACCTCGACAAAGTCCTGCGGCTGGTCGGCTGAGGTAAGCTGGCTGTAGCTCATAGGGGTTCCTTTCAGTCTGGTAAACGTCAGGATACCTCTATGGGTCTCTCCAGGGAACCCTTTCAATCTGTGCACTTCATTTTTGAAGTGGCGTCTCAAAATAAATAGATGCTGGGCCGCTTTTGAGACCGTTGGCCAAACATTGCAACCGGCAAGTTCCCTAAACGCCCATTTTGCATCTGCAGATCTCTAAGCTTTCATTCCTTAAAATGGCGACACAGGAACCCCGCCCAGTGTTGGAAATGCCGCAGCTTTATCACGGCATACGGGTTCTCACCTCTCCCAAGGCTCTGATTGTTCAGGACAACAAGCCTGTCGCCACAGACGATCACGGCGAGCCTGTGCCGGATGTAACTATCGTGGTGCCGGATCCTGGACGCGGCTCGAAATCGCCCGATTTTTTCTGCCGGCCTGAGGCCACTGCGTCGGGATTGCACGCTTGAGAACGGGGCTTTGGCTAAGATGCTCTCAAAGCGCGACCGAGTGAGTTGCCGTGGTCCAGTACAATCCGCTCCAGCCCCTGCCCACCGATGAGGAACTGCCGGATTCCGACGGCAAGCCTGTGGACAACGAACTGCATGTCCTCATTCCCGCCCTGCTGCGCTCCATTCTGGCGCTGCTGTGGGTGGAGCGGACCGACTGGTTTTTTGGCGCCAATATGGGCGTCTACTATGACCCCAAGCAGCCGCCGCTGGTCCCGGACGCCTTTTTGAGCCTGGGGGTGGACCGCAACCGGCGCGCTCCGCAGCTGCGGCTCAGTTACGTGCTGTGGCAGGAGAACAATATCGTTCCACAATGGGTGCTTGAGATTGTCTCTCAAACCCCCGGCGGCGAGTACGACGCCAAGATGGCCAAGTACGCTGAACTTGGCGTGCTTTACCACCTCGTCTACAACCCCAATTACACCAGGCGCGACCGGCACGAGCGCTTCGAGCTGTATCGGCTCACCGATGGGGCCTACGAACGTTTGCCGGGCTGCCCCGTGTGGATACCCGAACTTGAGCTGGGGATCGGCTACGAGTTGGGTCGCTTTGAAGGCCGCACCCAGGAGTGGCTGTACTGGTACGACCGAGAGGGTCACCGATTGGCCACGCCCGAGGAAGCAGCCGAATCTCAGAAGCGACTCACAGAACAGCAACAGCAACGCGCCGAGCAAGAGCGACAGCGTGCCGAGCGCCTGGCCGCCCGGCTGCGGGCGATGGGTATCGAGCCCGACGAAAACTGAAGCCGCAAGGAACCTGACGCAGTGCGGATTTTATTTTGCATCCCCCATGCCCCGGGCGACGTAGGTGACCAACTCCTCCACCTCCGAAAGATCCAGGCCCAGCCGGGGCAGCGCCAGACGACTCCGCCGGGGGCGGAAGTAATCCGTATCCACCCCATCGTGCAAAACCGCGATCTTCGATCGCAAAGGGGCCGGAAACTGCGAGTGCTGCCAGACGGTGGGCGAGATGCCCAGATCGCAGGCGGCAAGGGGTCCATCAAGATGGGCGCGTTCTTGATGCGCAACTGCGCCAGGGTGTCGGGGCTCGCCGGGTCGGACAGGTCAAAATCGACGTCCGACCCGTGGGCGCGGTAAAACCATTCGAAGTAGCAGACCAGCCGCGCGTCGGGCAGGGCGTCTTTGATGTAAAGGGTCGGCCCCCAGCCCGAGTGGCCGTAAACGAGGTCAGGGACAAATCCAAATTCTTTAAGACGGTTCACCAACCGGTAGACCGCCTGCCCCTGCAGCACGGCGTTCTCAAAGCCGCCCAGGTAGGGATGCACCTCGGCATGGGCCTGGCGCGACGGACCGTAGAGCACTTTGTGGACGCCGGGAAGCTCGCCTTCTTCCCGGTTGGTGCCAAAGACGACCTGGTTGCGGGGATCGGCCGCGAGGGCGGTTGCCAGGCGGCGAAACTGGGCCGGGAAATTGGGGTGCAAAAAAAGAATGCGCATCGATCAAGATAGAGATTCCCCATGCCTAACATTCTCGGTGAGGGACAAACCATGGCCAAACGGGCTGCCCCACTTCCTAAAGATA harbors:
- a CDS encoding tetratricopeptide repeat protein; translation: MLDAKDWLKIGAAKFKSADYEGAIKDYNQALLLDPQSASAHCQRGNAFARLRVAQRALEDYNHAIRLDADSAEAHFNRADMRSRMGSTSGALEDYAWVVRLRPSDACARGKLGNAFYRLGQHQEALESYDEALRLDPAYAEVYSNRGLARHKLGDQVGAAADFAAAARWFAEKGDFALHKQAQGNLDKVLRLVG
- a CDS encoding Uma2 family endonuclease, with the protein product MVQYNPLQPLPTDEELPDSDGKPVDNELHVLIPALLRSILALLWVERTDWFFGANMGVYYDPKQPPLVPDAFLSLGVDRNRRAPQLRLSYVLWQENNIVPQWVLEIVSQTPGGEYDAKMAKYAELGVLYHLVYNPNYTRRDRHERFELYRLTDGAYERLPGCPVWIPELELGIGYELGRFEGRTQEWLYWYDREGHRLATPEEAAESQKRLTEQQQQRAEQERQRAERLAARLRAMGIEPDEN